The window ACCTCAGTCGAAACGAACAAAGAAGAGGGACAAACGTTAGCAGAAAGCTTTTGGCGTCGAAAAGAGATTTCGTTAAAAGACATCGCCTTATCCATTGGGACAGCCTTTTCGATCGTTGTCCTTTCATTTAAATTTGCGACATTTTTGGATACCGTTATTCCGTCGGGAGAAGACGTGTTTGTTTTTTGGAATGTCGTCAATGGCATCTTTGGCGATCGATATTTAATGCTAACAACGTTCACGATTTTCTTATTACTTTTGTTCCCACGTTACTTTGAACGTCTACACGGTAGCCAAGAAATCGGTACATACTTCATTTACTTATTTTTTGTCGTCATCGGCATTCCTGCTTCCATTCCATTAATTGTTTCAAACGCACCATTATTATTCGTTTTTGTCTTCATCATTGTCTTGTTCAATATGATGACGTCTCTTCTTGCAGGCAAAGTTATGAAGGCGAATTTAGAAGACATCATCCTTGCAAGCAATGCCAATATCGGCGGACCAACGACCGCAGCCGCGCTTGCCATTGCAAAAGGCTGGAAAAACTTAATCGGACCCATTATGGTCGTTGGTACACTCGGGTACATCATCGGGAATTATATCGGTACGTTTCTTGGCATGTGGTTTTCGACATTTGTATAAATGTGAAAAGTCCCCTTGGAATGCATAGTCCTAAGGGGACTTTTTCGTTATTGTTCTTATTAAAGCAAAATCCTCAATCCAGACCCATAGGTGTCCGTATTCATCTAATTAGATTAGCGCTTCGTCTTCTCCGCTTGGTAATCAGTGATATAAACCATTGGTGCACAAACACAGATCTTTTCACCCAACTTTAATCAATTTCAAACACACTTTCTCACATGCTTTTTAACTAGATAATCCCTTTCGAAAATTAATTGAAATACAGCCAGTTTGGAAATCAACCCATAGTAAATAACCCCCAAAATAACTCCTAAATAGTGGTTTTTATGGTTACTTTTGCACATTTAGTTAAAATTTTATATAATCCTAATTGCATGTTTTTTTCACTGTTGTATTTAAATACTAATTCTATGTTATCAACGAGTGAAAAGAATACTAGATTATGAGTGAGGTGTTTTAAAATGATTTGTTCAAACTGTCTATATGAGAATGAAGGGGGGAAATTTTGCTCAAAGTGCGGAACTCCATTACAAATACAACAAGAAGCTGCAACGATTGACTCGAGATTTCAACAATCTACAAGTATTGGAAGTCAAGATTTTACCAAAGCTAAGCAATTTTCGCAAAGATATTTTCAATACTATTTACAAGTATTAATAAAACCTTATACAAGCTGTGCAAATTCAACTCATAACTACTGGATTAATGGACTCATCACTATTGCATTTTTTGCATTATTAATCCCACTAATTATTGAAGTTGGTTTAGGAGATGTGAGACCTTATTTTGAAAGCTCGTTTACAGAATCATTCCTTAAGCCCTTTATTGGTTATACTGCCCTTACGACTCTCATTTCAGTATATATATTCGCCGTGCTAAAGCTTCGTAAAGTTTCAGTAACGCTACAAAGTGTCATCGGTAGAGTTGGAACGTTACTCGTCCCATTCACTGCTCTATTTTTATTAGCAGTTGTTATGGCCTTTCTTCAAATGAAATTATTCATATTACTATTAATCATTGGTTTTATTGCGGCAATTACAATTGTTCCTACGCTTGTACTTGTGTCGTACTCAAAAGAAGCAACTAGTGGCTTGGATACTGTTTATGGGGCCCTAATTGTATTTATTTTCACCCTTTTTAGCATTAACATCATGAGTGAACTGTTACTTTCAATGTTCATACATCTTTTTGAAGGGATATTCAATTATTTTCTACCATTTTAACAACTAGATTTCTACGTAATAATTAGGAGGGAAACATGGAATACTGTAAAAACTGTGGAAACAAACTTAAAGAAGATGCACAATTTTGTGGTGAATGCGGAACTGCAATTAAAATAAGTGAAGACACTTCTGCACAAAGTGGAACACAAGTATTAAAAAAATTAACTCCAAAACAAAAGAAAAAAATGGCGATAATCGCAATTTCAACATTGTTACTACTATTTGTTGGTCATCAACTTTTCCAGTTCGTGTTCTCCAAAGAACGACTCATTAATAGCTTTGAAGAAGCGTTACTTGAGAATAATAGCAAAAAAATGGCGAAACTTCTCACTGCAGATGACAAAAAATTAGAAGTGGATGAAAAAGCTGTTGAAGGTTTCATGAAATATTTTGAGGAGAATCCTGAACAAATCACTGCTACCGTATCCATGTTAAAACAACAATCCGATTCTCTTGATACGAACAAAGAAGACAAGTCAGAACTTGAGAATTTTGCAGAAAACTTTTTTGAATTGAACATGGTGCAACTGGATCATAATGGTACCTTCCTATTTTATGATAAATATCAACTCTCCATCCCTACTGTTTATGTGGAAATTGAAACAAACTACAAAGATACAAAATTATATGTTGATGGGGAAGAAATAGGAGAAGCCACAGAACCTGACTATAAAAAGACTTTTGGACCATTCCTACCAGGTATCCATAAGATTGAAGCAGTTTTAAACTCAGATATTGTAGACTTAAAATATGAAGAAGAAATTTTTATCAGTGGTGCTGTCAGCAAAGACTTTGTATATGCTCGGTTAGAAGCGGAAGAAGTTACATTTGTTCTTCCAAATGATGGAGCTACAAATGAGATAGTCAAACTTTATATAAACGGAAAAGATACTGAAATTAATTTGCTCGAAACACCAACTTTCGGTCCTGTATTATTAGATGGCTCGATGACATGGCAAGTAGAAACTGAACTACCTTGGGGAACAATTAAAACGGAAGAGCAACCAATTACTGATGACTACATTTATGTTTCATACGTGACCACTGATTTAAGGGATTCAATTATTAACACTGTTCATGAATACTTATCGCAAATGCCTCTTGCCTATACAACTTTAGACACAAGCAATGTTACGACGGCAACAGAAAGGGTAAAAGAATGGATTATAGAAGAAGCAAATGACGAGAAAGAATACGAGATTGCATCGAAAATTCAATATCTCTCCTCTTCATTTGACTTAGGTTCCATTTCCGTATCTTATAAAGATGGCCAATGGACTGCTGACGTATCAGCTATGAGCTATTATAACCAAGATGAGTTTTATGTTGGTAATCAACCCGAACTAACAGAAGATACAATTACAAGAAGTTACGACCTGATTTATGATGAGAAATCCAAAAAATGGCTTGTCGACTACTTTAGCTATATATGGTTTTTCTCAGATGACAACTTAAAAGAGTTAAAGGTAGAAAACCCTGAAGTTTACACTTCTACATGGGCTGCAGAATCAACAGACTCTTAATATTCACAACTGTCCAATCTGTCATAATCGAGCAGAGTACTGCAAACAGCCAGACCCCAAAAATGCTTTAATATCAGCATTCTTGGGGGTCTCTTTCACAATGTCCATTTACTAATTATGCACCCTGCTTCATCGATGGTTGTCCTAGTCAATTACTTAGTTTATTTTTTCATGCGGAGGCACGAAATAAATATAATACCCTTTCCCGTCTGCCGCTTTATTGACTTGATTTTGCATCATGGCGAGTTTTTCTCGTATGAGGTGGGTGCTAATAAGACGCGCTCCTTTATAAAGCTGTCTTTCCAGCGGAGCTTTTCGCATATTCACTACGACTTCACGCTTGTTCCGGAAGACGACCATTGAGCGTTCGCCATGGCTAATGACACTATCGACATGATTATAGGCGATCCACGCTGAGGCTTTGTCCATAATCGTTCCGACTGGAAGCATGCAGTAGGCAAACGTCTCACTAATTAAGATGGGGAGCATACGCTTCCCTTTCAAGACGGATCTAGCATGATTGACTTTCCCCTTGAAATCTCCGCCATAAAAGGTACAGCTTTCTTTAATGAAGTGCAATGGAGGTTTTTCCAAGATTTTATCCCCACTTAACGTTAGCACGTTGCTATGTAAGTGACCGGTTTCAGAGTACGTCGGTAAAACGGCAAGTGTTTCTTCCGTAATCATTTCTCCTACGTTTACTTGAATCATTGGTTAAAACCCTCCCATCGTTAAGTTAACCTTTTCTTTTCAAATACGGTTGGATATAATACGAGTAAAGTTGGTAAATTTTCCAACTGTGAATGACCCTTAAGCACGCCGATTCCCAAGTGAGGTGCTTAAGGGTTTTTATTTTTCCCTACTTTCCCACTACATCACCTCCTTTCATTGCTGATCTTCATACCAACGAATCGAATTGTTCAAATCAACGCCTGGAGGTCATTCGTTGATGACCAGACTATATAACCTAGCACGGTTTAACTATTGTTCGTGAAGATAACCTAGCCTAAATGTTGATTCTCCTTCTTTATGATCGTGTAATCATTCACAAAAACCTTTGGCTGATCGGCAATCACAAAATCGTTATGAGCATTTCATCCTATGGTGTTTAAATCGGAAAGAAGTCTTTCTTGTTGCGTAGTTTTTTTAGTAGATTTGCATCGAGGAAATTTAACTTCGTTGGAGTTCTTTATGGATACATGAAGGTAACTCTCGGTGTATCAGTGAGACTAGTCAACCTAATGAATTTTAGATCTTCGTATTGAATCATGTTTTCGTTGACTGCCTAAGTTGCTTAATGTCATTCTTAAGTCCTCATCCATCATACCTACACCCTTTATCCATTCCCATTATAATCCAAATGTCATTTCTTTTTTGTAAAGGTTATGTTAATTTTTTACTATTTTTCCTTTTCAAATGTTACTGCCGTTTTAACGATGATGACCTACTCCATGCATTTAATTAAACGTTTGCTTAACGTAAAACAACAAAAGGAAGGTTCGCACTTATCCTCCCCCTTTATTCCAATCGAAATAATACGCACAAAAAAATTTTAAATTCCGCGCTCCTTTTTGTTCACTTGGAAGCTATATGAATAATGAGAGAAAATTTTTCAATTGAACGAAAGGAAGGGATTTTGATGAAAAAATTGTTTATGAATGATTATCCGCTCTTGTTGATGCCGAAGTTGGCGACGAAGGTTGGATTGCTCGAGTCAATTTTCCTCGTCCAGCTGCATTATTGGCTAACGAAAAGTAAGCATCGCTATGAAGGGAAAGTGTGGGTGTATAACACGCTGGAAGACTGGCACGAACAGTTTCCGTTTGTCTCTGTTATGACGATTCGCCGCCTCGTGAAAAAGTTAGAAAAGGATCAGCTCATTTTCACTGCCCATTTCAATCGTTCAAAGATGGACCGGACGAAGTGGTACACGATTAATTATGATGCGATTGAAGCACTAATGGACGATGTGAACGACTCATGTGAGCAGATGGAACAAATAGATGGTGATGAGAGAACAGAAGAAGCGTTCAATTTGCACACACCAATACCAGAGACTACGACAGAAAAAGAAGAAGAAGAATGCGCGCGTAAAAAGAATTCCCAAACCTCGGAAGAAAATCCTTACACCTTCTTCGAACAAAACGGGTTCGGAACGATTGGTGGCTATATTGCTGAGAAAATCAATTATTGGTGTGAAGATCTATCGGAGGAGTTAGTCGTTGAGGCGATGAAGCTAGCGGTTGAATACGGTGCTAAAAGGTGGTCGTATGTGGAGTCCATTTTACGCTATTGGTATGACAAAGGCTATGAAACGGTCTCAGACATACGAGCAGCTCGGAAAGCTTATCAAGAACGTATGGCCGATTCTGACCGAAAGAAGAAACGGACAAGCCCTCCAGTCCCGCATGTTACTGAATATGACATGAACGCTGGAGAAGAAGACGATGATTGAGAAAGTGTTCCTCGGCTGTTTGATGAAGGAGAATGGCTTGATAAGCGATACGGTCATTCGTCCCGAGCATCTAAAAGAAGTACGCCATCAATCGCTTTTCAAAAAGATGATCGAGTTCCACCAAAGAAGGAAAGCAATTGACGTCATTACACTGACGACATTGCCAAACTTAGATGACTACGGTGGCATCACGTACTTAAACGACCTCGTTGCCTTTGCCAATCTTGAAAAGTTCGAGCAAGTGGAAGCATTAATTTTAGAAGATTGGAAGGAACGAGAAAAGAAGCGAATTTTAAATACGGCCATCTATCAAAATGCAGACATCGACGAAGTAGTGAAAAAGCTTCAAGATCTGCATCAGTTCAAAACAGACGATCATACCGAGCTTAAGCAGGCATTAGTGGACATGTATCAAATGCCGTGGGAAGACATGGTGCAAGAGACCGTTGCGCCAACAGGCATTTCCAATTTGGACTCGTTTATTGGTGGCTTTCGTGATGGAGAGGTGACCATTTTGGCCGCGAGACCGTCGATGGGAAAAACCGACTGCATGCTTCATTTTGCTAAGGAAGCGGGCTGGGCGAACTATGTGCCAATCATCTTTTCGCTTGAAATGCCAGATTCACTCATTAAGAAGCGACTCGTCGCCTCCACTGGCGGCTACAACCGGATGAAGATGAACGACCCGAAAAACCTTCTATCCGCCAAACAAAAACAGCGCTGGCCAGAGGTAATCGGACGCTTAAGTGAAACGAACATTCATATTTTTGATGGATCGGCACAAAGCATTCCAGAAATCCGATCAAAGATTCGAAAGGTCATTCATGAAATGAAAGGGAAAAAACCAATTGTCTTCATCGACTACTTAACCTTAATCAAACCGAGTGAAACATATGGAGGAAACGCCCATTACCAAGTTACCGAAATCTCCCACAACTTAAAAACTATGGCGAAAGATTTTAACTGCCCCATCATTTGCTTAGCCCAACTCAATCGTGGTGTCGAGTCACGAGCCGAAAAGCGACCGGTCATGTCTGATATCCGTGAATCAGGTAGTGTCGAACAAGACGCTGACCTCATCCTCTTTTTGTACCGGGAAAAATACTATCAGCCAGAACTAGAAGACGACACCCTCGAAATCATCATCGCCAAAAATCGAAACGGCCCTACCGGAAAAGCAATCGTTTCGTACAACGTATATACCGGAAAAATCGAAGAAAAGGAGAAGAAAAATGCGCGTTAAAGACCTGTTCCATCTATCCATTACCTACGAAGAATCCTCGTTAGCCCATTACATCTATCACCTCTTAGAAGAAGAAAAAATCACACTAGAAGACGATGTAGAAAAACTAGACTTCGCAAAAGCTGATCACACGAAAGTTGCCGAAATGATCGAAAACAACCTGCTCGGTTTTCATCACATCCACCTATTCGCCTTATCAGCAACGAAGGGAAAATACTTCTTTATCTTTGCGAGAAACGAGGAGGAAGCCATCCGTCACTTTACAAAAACCTTTCAGCGAAAACCACGCACATGTAAGCGAGTGCTACTCGATCATGAAATGATGCGAGGAAACGAAGTCGTCACCTTTCGGAC of the Bacillus kexueae genome contains:
- a CDS encoding zinc ribbon domain-containing protein — encoded protein: MICSNCLYENEGGKFCSKCGTPLQIQQEAATIDSRFQQSTSIGSQDFTKAKQFSQRYFQYYLQVLIKPYTSCANSTHNYWINGLITIAFFALLIPLIIEVGLGDVRPYFESSFTESFLKPFIGYTALTTLISVYIFAVLKLRKVSVTLQSVIGRVGTLLVPFTALFLLAVVMAFLQMKLFILLLIIGFIAAITIVPTLVLVSYSKEATSGLDTVYGALIVFIFTLFSINIMSELLLSMFIHLFEGIFNYFLPF
- a CDS encoding DnaD domain-containing protein, yielding MKKLFMNDYPLLLMPKLATKVGLLESIFLVQLHYWLTKSKHRYEGKVWVYNTLEDWHEQFPFVSVMTIRRLVKKLEKDQLIFTAHFNRSKMDRTKWYTINYDAIEALMDDVNDSCEQMEQIDGDERTEEAFNLHTPIPETTTEKEEEECARKKNSQTSEENPYTFFEQNGFGTIGGYIAEKINYWCEDLSEELVVEAMKLAVEYGAKRWSYVESILRYWYDKGYETVSDIRAARKAYQERMADSDRKKKRTSPPVPHVTEYDMNAGEEDDD
- a CDS encoding zinc ribbon domain-containing protein, producing the protein MEYCKNCGNKLKEDAQFCGECGTAIKISEDTSAQSGTQVLKKLTPKQKKKMAIIAISTLLLLFVGHQLFQFVFSKERLINSFEEALLENNSKKMAKLLTADDKKLEVDEKAVEGFMKYFEENPEQITATVSMLKQQSDSLDTNKEDKSELENFAENFFELNMVQLDHNGTFLFYDKYQLSIPTVYVEIETNYKDTKLYVDGEEIGEATEPDYKKTFGPFLPGIHKIEAVLNSDIVDLKYEEEIFISGAVSKDFVYARLEAEEVTFVLPNDGATNEIVKLYINGKDTEINLLETPTFGPVLLDGSMTWQVETELPWGTIKTEEQPITDDYIYVSYVTTDLRDSIINTVHEYLSQMPLAYTTLDTSNVTTATERVKEWIIEEANDEKEYEIASKIQYLSSSFDLGSISVSYKDGQWTADVSAMSYYNQDEFYVGNQPELTEDTITRSYDLIYDEKSKKWLVDYFSYIWFFSDDNLKELKVENPEVYTSTWAAESTDS
- a CDS encoding competence protein ComK translates to MIQVNVGEMITEETLAVLPTYSETGHLHSNVLTLSGDKILEKPPLHFIKESCTFYGGDFKGKVNHARSVLKGKRMLPILISETFAYCMLPVGTIMDKASAWIAYNHVDSVISHGERSMVVFRNKREVVVNMRKAPLERQLYKGARLISTHLIREKLAMMQNQVNKAADGKGYYIYFVPPHEKIN
- a CDS encoding DUF819 domain-containing protein, with the translated sequence MSGTLIQPDDTLTLWGIVVVWASVSIYLEQRFEWASKLSGAIIALVGAIVLSNLRIIPTESPVYDSIWGIIVPLAIPLLLFHVNLTKIWRESGKLLLLFFLSSVGTVVGTIVSFFLFKPYIPYLDQIGAMMSASYIGGGVNFAAMAAKLEVPGEMVSASIVADNMMMAAYFLILMMIPTIRWFQKNYPTPHITSVETNKEEGQTLAESFWRRKEISLKDIALSIGTAFSIVVLSFKFATFLDTVIPSGEDVFVFWNVVNGIFGDRYLMLTTFTIFLLLLFPRYFERLHGSQEIGTYFIYLFFVVIGIPASIPLIVSNAPLLFVFVFIIVLFNMMTSLLAGKVMKANLEDIILASNANIGGPTTAAALAIAKGWKNLIGPIMVVGTLGYIIGNYIGTFLGMWFSTFV
- a CDS encoding replicative DNA helicase, giving the protein MIEKVFLGCLMKENGLISDTVIRPEHLKEVRHQSLFKKMIEFHQRRKAIDVITLTTLPNLDDYGGITYLNDLVAFANLEKFEQVEALILEDWKEREKKRILNTAIYQNADIDEVVKKLQDLHQFKTDDHTELKQALVDMYQMPWEDMVQETVAPTGISNLDSFIGGFRDGEVTILAARPSMGKTDCMLHFAKEAGWANYVPIIFSLEMPDSLIKKRLVASTGGYNRMKMNDPKNLLSAKQKQRWPEVIGRLSETNIHIFDGSAQSIPEIRSKIRKVIHEMKGKKPIVFIDYLTLIKPSETYGGNAHYQVTEISHNLKTMAKDFNCPIICLAQLNRGVESRAEKRPVMSDIRESGSVEQDADLILFLYREKYYQPELEDDTLEIIIAKNRNGPTGKAIVSYNVYTGKIEEKEKKNAR